Below is a window of Ammoniphilus sp. CFH 90114 DNA.
TTGGTTTTTGGGAACCGATCATAGATTCTTTTCTTTATTAGACGAGAAGAAAGGATGGCTCAGAAGTGGAACTCATTGTAGCAGCATTTCAGCATTTTTTCACATGGGATAATCTCATCCTGATTCCGATAGGGATCATCATTGGTCAAGTCCTAGGGGCGATTCCAGGGATGAGTTCCATGATGGCCATATCCGTGGCAATTCCGTTCACGTATTCCCTTTCTCCCGTGGCAGCCGTTACTTTACTCATGAGCTTTTACAAAGGAGCCTTAGCTGGCGGATCGATTTCCGCCATTCTGTTGGGGACACCGGGAACCGTTTCTGCAGCCGCTACAGTCATGGATGGATATCCGTTAGCGCAACAGGGAAAAGCTGGGAAAGCACTGCAAACAGCTCAAATTTCATCTGCTTTCGGCTCGCTTTTTGCGGATATTCTCCTGTTAACCTTAACCGGCTTCATGGCCCAGATTGCCTTGCTTTTGGCTTCTCCTGAATTGTTGTTAATCGTGATGTTCGCTTTAATGACGGTAGGGGCGTTTACCGCTGGCAATAAAATTCGCGGGATTCTTTCAGCCTTAATCGGGATCGGCCTGTCTCTTATAGGTCCCGATCCCACAACGGGTCTTCCACGGTATAGTTTCGGAATTTATGAGCTTGAAGAGTCCTTGCCTGTGATTCCTGTTTTACTGGGGTTATTAGCTTTATCTGAGATTTTATACAGTGTTTATAAGAAACAAATGCAATCTAAACAAGGACATTTGCCTCCTCCTCAGACGAAAGAAGATTCACGGATGACTTGGCAAGATTTCAAAAATTGTTTCCCTACGATTGTACAATCGAGCGCAATAGGTTCCTTTATTGGCATGATGCCGGGGTTGGGGCCTAGTATTGGAGGGTTTCTGTCGCATCGGGAAGCTAGAAGAACAGCTAAACAGCCCGAGAAGTTAGGGAAAGGGGCAGTCGAAGGCGTGGCCGCTGCGGAAGCCGGAAATAATTCCGTGTCGGGCTCTAATTTGATCCCAATGCTCAGTTTTGGTATCCCGGGAGATGCGGAGGCCGCGTTAGTGATGGGAGCCCTCATGCTTCACGGGATCTATCCCGGCCCTCAGCTCTTCGAAAACAATGGTCCGATGGTTTATGGACTGTTCTTTAGTTTGATCTTTTCTGACTTGGTTTTAATAATTATTGGACTATGGATTATCCGTTACATTGCCATACCGCTCACAAAGATTCCTACAAGATGGTTGTATCCTCTTATACTGGTTTTAATGTTGTATGGAACGTACGGTACTTCTCAGAACCTGTTTGATCTTTGGTTACTTGTTGTTTTTGGGATTATAGGTTTCCTGCTGAGGCTATTCCACTTTTCGATCCCAGCCCTTGTGATTGGTTTTATCTTAGGAAATCAATTAGAGGGATGGCTTCAGAGAACGGTAATTATGGCAGGAGACAATCCTTTTGAGTTGTTGCTTCGTCCAGGTATCATCGTGATTTTGGGAATCTTCTTGGTTGGGTATGTCATGATGAAACTAGTGGGCAAGAAGGTGGATCAGTCCATTGCATCATAATGATAAGGATGTCGTAAAGAGGGGGGCTATGTGCCCTTCTTTTTCTGTTGGTAAAGACTATCCTTGATTGGTTTATCCTGTTAAAATTTAGATATCGCTGGGAGGTGAACCAATGGGATATTGGATAGGTTATATCTTTTGGGCATTAATTATAGTTGCAGCCGTGTCAGTCGTTTACGGATTGTCTAAGAAGTCTTGGCAAGCCCTAGTTATTTGTGGAATAACGCTCTTACTCCCTATGCTTTATTTTGCAGGTGCAGAGAATTGGGTTAGATTACTTGGTTTGGTACCTCTGCTTCCATTTGTCCTTGCCTTTTATATAAGGAACAGGGCTCGATAACTTCACTCTTAAAAATCTGTTTAGTAAAGGCGGAGAACGTTAGCAGAGTTTGAAGCCCCGAAAATGGCGAGGCGACGATTTGAGGGTATCAAACGTGTCGAATGAGGCATGAAAATCGCGTGGCCCTGGTTTGAGGGTATCAAAGATGCGTTTTGAAACCCCGAAAATGTTGTGGTCCCGATTTGAGGGTGTCAAACGTGTCGAATGACGCCCTGAAAACCGCGTGGCCCGATTTGAGGGCCTCAAACCTCGAAGGCATTGCTGGAGCAAAATGTCATTTGCAAAAGGATGTTATATGAACCCTAGTCAAGAACTTGTTCAATACTATGTTGTTAATGAAGACCTGTCTATGTCCAAAGGAAAGATCGCCTCGCAAGTGGCTCATGCCGCTACGATAATGACTCTACATTGTCTGATTAATAGAGAACAATACCACAATGTATTTGAGTCTTGGTTAAAGATAGGGCAAAAGAAGGTTGTGCTAGGAGCTGCCGAAAAACAACTGCATCAGTTGATAGAGGAGGGCTTTCTTTTCATCCGCGACGGAGGGCGCACCGAGGTTCCTGAAGGCTCCGTAACGGTTGTAGTTTTGCCACCTATGGAAAAAGCACAAGCAAGAAAATTTATTGGTAGCTTGAAAGTGTTGTAGTCCATAGGTTGTGAACGAATGCTCCGATCGGTCGGACAATATCGTATGAGAGGAAGTCAAAGATGAAAATTGCATTTATCCATGCCACCACTACAGCAGTTGACCCTATTGACCAAGCTTTTCGTAAAGTAGCTCCAGAGGTATCTCGGCTTCATTTTATGGATACAGGATTACTTCCGATGATCCAAGAGAAAGGTTCGTTAACACCTTCGATCATCAATCGCTTTTCCCGTCTGGTTAATTTAGCGTTAGAATCAGATGTGGACGGGATTCAACTCACTTGTTCCGCTTTTAACGAGGTGACCGATGTCCTTCAACCCTTGTACGACGTGAAATTATTCAGATCAGATGAGGCTATGCTAGATGACGCCCTAACCTACCAAAAGATCGGATTGATCTCTACGGTTGAGGAAACACCGGCTGCATTAATCAGTTATTTAAAACGAAGAAAACCGGAGATTGAAGTTCATTCTCTAGTCAATACGGAAGCCTTTCGTTTCTTGCTTGAGGGAAAGCAGGTGGAGCATGATCAACGAATTATGGATATGACAGCAACATTAGAGAAAAGAGTTGATGTGATTGTACTTGCTCAATACAGCATGGCCCATGTGGCTGGTAAGATCCATACTCGTATTCCTATTTTGACCGCACCGGAAATGAGCGCCAGGCGCTGTGTTCAATATTTGAATTCGGACACCGATCATCTCTAAGATATCTCACAAGTTTTGATTGCTATTAAGTTCACAAAAAAGTCAACAAAATTTCCGAAAAGCTTAACACCTGCAAGCGGACAAATCCTTTAAAATAAACGTATCGTAGCTAGATGAGAGGATGATAGGTCCATGGCAGGTACGGCCAATTTAATACTAAATATTTTGTTTGCTCTGTTCCCGTTACTGTTTCTTCTATGTTCAAAGGATTTACTACATTCCGTACGAAAGTTGGGATTGGGAGTGGTTTGCTCTCTCTCTATTGTTCTTTGTATGCTCAATCCCTTTCATATTATTCCTGGCTATATATTGGATCTTCGAACCATTCCTCTCCTGATTGCCATTCTATATGGCGGATATATATCGGGAGCCCTGGCGAGCTCAACCTTGTATCTGTTCCGATTTTATCTCGGAGGTGAAGGGGTCTGGAATGTCCTCATTGTATATGGCGCTGTCATCGTCTTATTGTTCCTTCTCGTTCCTATCTATCAAGAATGGAATGAAGGAAAGAAGGTTATCAGCAGCACGTATATTGCCCTTATGACCTCTCTACTGGTAGTGATCAATACACATTTTCGAGAAGGGTTGCCTCTTGATGTATTAAATACTCTTACGGTATACGTTGTTCTTCACGGGTTCACCGCTTTTATCGCGATTGCTTCTATGGAAGCTTGGAGGGCAAGGGATAAGGAAGGACGCCGCGTCTACGTCTAAATATGAAAAACGGTGGGCTGGGTTAACCACCGTTTTTGAATTGTCTATTAAAGTGCCTTTTAAGTTCAAAATATGGTAAAATTTATCTATTCATACCTGGAAGGGGATCTTCAGTGAAAAATCGTATTTGTGAGTTACTAGACATTCGATATCCGATTATTGAAGGGGGTCTAGCTTATGTAGGTAACGGGGCTTTGGCAGCAGCGGTATCAAATGGGGGAGGATTCGGTGTGGTTGGTTCGGCTGGCAGGTCTCCGGAGGACTTTCGGGAACAAATTCGCCTTGCAGCTAAATTAACGGATAAGCCGTTTGGTGTCAACCTGCCCATCAGTGAGCACTCCAACCAGGAGCCATATATCCAGGCCATTCTGGACCATGCCCAACAGTTAAAAGCCGTAAGTATTTCTGCAGGCAACCCCAAACCACTCATTCCCTTATTTCAAGAAGCTGGTCTTAAAGTCATGGTGTATATTGCCTCCGTTAAACATGCAAAGAAGGCAGAACAGTTAGGTGCCGACCTTGTGATTGCTGAAGGGTTTGAAGCGGGAGGACATAACAGCCCGTTGGAGCTGACGTTATTTGCCCTGATCCCGCAGGTTTCTCAAGCTGTGAACATTCCGGTTGTTGCGGCCGGTGGTATAGCGAACGGACGCGGGATGGCAGCAGCCATGATGCTTGGAGCAGAAGGCATACAAATGGGCACTCGTTTCGTCGCCACTAGGGAATGTCAAGCCCACGACAACTACAAAAAGCTACTCGTAGATGCAACGGATGACAGCACCTTGGTCATGGCTCGCAGTATCGGGAACGTGTTCCGTGTAGCCAGATCTCCTTTTGCCGAGAAGGTTGTGGAATATGAGAAAACAGGCCCGACCGTTCAAGAGCTGTTACCGTATATTAAAGGCTCAAACAACAGAATTGCCGCTATTGAAGGCAAGATGCAAGAAGGATGGGTCAACTGCGGGCAGTCCGCAGGCATGATTGAATCGATTGAAAGTGCCGCAGATATTGTACAGAAAGTGGCCAAAGAAGCGATCGATGTATTGAATACCACTCGACTTCATTTTAACTTGTAGATGATATAGTCCTAATTAACTAAATAGATATATTTTTTTTTCGTCATTTATTGCTATTGCTATGAAAGCGCTTCGTGACTTATGTTGTTCTTATGAATAACTATAAGATGAAGGTGCTTTTTATATTATGAATATTGTTTTAAGTCTCATTGTTTACTCGCCTTATTTTGCCGTGCTGGCCGTTCTCTTTATAACCTATCTATACATAAAGAAAGGGAACTGGTCTTTGCGTCATCCATGGACGAATGGGTTACTGCTCCTATTTATCTGGTCTGTTTTCGTTGGGTTTGCGAATGATCAGGGAATGTATGTTACCTCATCCTTATTCCTCTTGGGGTATTTTTTCTTAAGTTTATATCTACAAGATCAATACCAAAGGGAAGAAGTGATTGAAAGACTATTATTATCGTTATTTTTCTTGTCTCTGGGGTCAGCTTTTATTGCCTTATTAGATAAAATCGGGATCATTACGTATGAACCGGCTTGGTGGAAATTATTGCTAGGTACGCGAAGTATTGCAGACATTGGTGATTACCAAAATTATAGGGTATCGGGAACGTTTAACAACCCGAATCTCGCAGGAACATGGTATGCTATTATGGTTTTAATAGGGTATTATTTTTTTCAGAGAAAAATCGGAATCACGAAATGGGTATATGCTATAAGTACGTTGGCCTTTGCTTTCACTCTTCTGATCACAGAATCTCGAGGTGCCGTGATTGGTCTTTTCCTTGGATTTGTGATATTCGCCTATTATTCTGGTCATAAGAGAAAAATGCTTTTCCTTACATTTCTCTTGTTAGGCCTTGTTGCCTTAATGCTGCACCAACCAGATTGGTTTCCAAGAGGAGAAATCCTGTTTTCATCCATTCGTGACCGTCAGGAGATCTGGCTCAGTACGTTTGAGATGTTTCAGAAAAAACCTGTAACCGGATGGGGCCTCTTAGGGATTTATTTGGCTGACCGTACGGTCTACGATTATCTGCGCGTATTTCATGCACACAACATCCTTCTTACATTAGCTACAACTCTAGGGGTTGTTGGATTGTTTGTCTTCTTTTATATGATGTGGTCTTTGTTGCAAGAGATCCGGGTCTTGTTTCAGGCGAACTGCAGATTAACTCCCTTGTTAAGCGGAATGCAAGCAATGATCTTGGGGCAGGGTGTTTTTGATTTTACGATTATGAGTCCACAAATTTGCGTACTCTTTATTGGGTCAGCAGCCATGATCGGTGGATTGGCTAGAACCTACAGGCAAATTACAGGAAGCTCTGTTTTATGGGGACAAAGAGAGTTTAAGAAGGTGTAGTTGGAGCAGTGTATCTTTACTGTTACCTTCCACAGAATTTTAGGAGACGAAAAACACATCTAGAGCTAGATGTGTTTTTCTTTTTGACCACAACTACTTTAAGTTTAATAACTTTTCAAAGTCTAAGTCGGTAGGTTCCGCATGATGTTCAACGAGATCAATACCCCCGAGTACCACGTGAGCAAGTCCAAATCCCATCACGGCTGCCCCTAGAGCGGGGTTGACTCCACGCAGTGCATAACCGGTTCCTGTGACAACGGTACCTAATACGGTAGGAACTAATCCTTCGCGAATTTGCATTTTCCATACCTCCATTAGAAGTAGATGATGGTCCAATGTTTAGTATGGATTGAAGGATCAGTTAATATTACTTTGCATCTTAGATCATAAGTCGATATAATGTATACTAGTAAATAGTTTAGTACTAAGATATTTACTGATCACTTATAAGGTAGAAGGACATGATAAATATGAATAACGATAAAAAATTGGATCTGCAGGATATACAGCAAATGTTCACGGCCCTAACGAAGAAGGGGGCGTATGAGTGGAATCAGCTAAATCAAACGGATTTATATATTACTCATGTTTTAATATTGCAATTGTTAGAGGAGAAAGGTCGACAACGTCCAACAATCCTTGCAGAAGAACTGCAAATTACAACGGGAGGAATAACCGGTTTAACCAATAAGCTGGTAAAAGAAGGCCTAATTCGAAGAAGCATGAGCGAACAGGATCGAAGAGTGATCTTCCTAGAGATTACGGATCAGGGAAAAGAGGTATTAACAAAGGTGATCAAGCAGAAAGAGAATTTGACGGAAAAGCTTTTTGGAAGCCTGACTGATACAGATGTAAAAGAGTTAAAAAGAATTCTTCAACTACTTTTAAAAAGCTCATAACAAGAAGAATGCTGGAGGTATTAAGCCTATGATTATTCTGACTACTGTAATCTTGGTCATTCTGACTGGCTATCTCTTTTTGACCTATTATCCAGCCTTTGGCGGAAGGGGGTTTAAGGAGAGGATGAAGCGTTCAGTGAATTATTCGAACGGAAAGTTCGTGAATATGGTTCCGACTCCGATGGAGATGAACGCGGGAACAATGGTTAGTTTAGTGAGAGACTATATAAAAGGAAATCCTAATCGCCGGCCGAAACAATTGATTCCTATGAAGAAGCCCGCGATTCTCTTAACTAACCCGGATAAACATCAACCTACCATCACTTGGCTGGGTCATTCCGCTTTTATACTAGAGATCAATGGGAAGAGATTATTGCTAGATCCTATGCTCGGTATGGCCCCTTCGCCTCTTCCCTCGATTGGAGGGAAGAGATATAGTGAAAAACCTCCGGTTGAGGTGGAAGATATCCCGCCCATCGATGCAGTCCTCTTGTCTCACGATCACTATGACCATTTAGACTATGGCACAATCTTAAAACTAAAACCAAAGGTCAGAACCTTTATTACTCCTCTCGGAGTTGGAGCACACCTTGAGCGTTGGGGAGTTGATCCGTCCAAGATTATTGAACTTGATTGGTGGGAGGAATGGGAGTTTGAAGGGATCCTGCTGGCCTGCACACCAGCTCGCCATTTTTCCGGCCGAAGTATAGGGGACCGTAATACTACGCTTTGGTGCTCGTGGGTCATCGAGTTTCCCCAAGCCAGGCTTTACTTTAGCGGGGACAGTGGATATGGGCCACATTTCAAGGAGATCGGGGAACGGTATGGTCCCTTTGATCTTACCATGATGGAATGCGGACAGTATGACGAGCGATGGAGAAATATCCATATGATGCCGGAAGAAACGGTTCAAGCTCACCTAGATGTTAAGGGAAGAGTCCTAATCCCTATCCATTGGGGCGCTTTTACCTTGTCCTTACATGATTGGACAGATCCGATTGAACGCGTAAGCCAAGCGGCGAAGGAGAAGGGAGCGGTGCTTTCCACTCCTCCAATGGGAGAAACCATTCCCATTTATTCTGCTCGTTACTCACAGTCTCGTTGGTGGGTTTCGACGGATTATCCTTTAAAAGAAAAACAACTTATAGAGGGGAATTGAGTGATATGAAGTCGTCACAGGATTCACATTTATTGATACCCAATATCCTCACCTCAAGAAAGAGCATACAGAAGTTTCAAGGTGGTATACGATTATCGGAGGAGCTGTTGGCTGAGCTTATACGTTTGGCCACTTATGCTCCATCGACTTGGAATCTACAGCATTGGCGCTTTATGGTAATCCAAAACCAAGATCGAAAAAAAAGATTGTTTCCGATTGTCTACGACCAGCAACAGATTATTGACTGTTCTGTGGCTTTTCTGGTACTAGGGGATACGCAAGCTCATACGAAGGCTGAAAAAATAGTCAACCAGGCATTTAGACAGGGGCACTGTACCGCACAAATGAAAGAGGAACAAATCAAAGCGATCCAAGAGGCCTATCTGGAGGCAGGACCCGAATTTCGTAAAGAGGAAGCGATTCGAAATGCATCCTTAGCGGCTATGCAGTTGATGCTTGCCTGCCGGGATAAAGGACTCGACACCAGTATTCTTCGCTTCAAAACGGAAGAGATAAGACAAGAATTAA
It encodes the following:
- a CDS encoding MarR family winged helix-turn-helix transcriptional regulator, with product MNNDKKLDLQDIQQMFTALTKKGAYEWNQLNQTDLYITHVLILQLLEEKGRQRPTILAEELQITTGGITGLTNKLVKEGLIRRSMSEQDRRVIFLEITDQGKEVLTKVIKQKENLTEKLFGSLTDTDVKELKRILQLLLKSS
- a CDS encoding nitronate monooxygenase family protein, translating into MKNRICELLDIRYPIIEGGLAYVGNGALAAAVSNGGGFGVVGSAGRSPEDFREQIRLAAKLTDKPFGVNLPISEHSNQEPYIQAILDHAQQLKAVSISAGNPKPLIPLFQEAGLKVMVYIASVKHAKKAEQLGADLVIAEGFEAGGHNSPLELTLFALIPQVSQAVNIPVVAAGGIANGRGMAAAMMLGAEGIQMGTRFVATRECQAHDNYKKLLVDATDDSTLVMARSIGNVFRVARSPFAEKVVEYEKTGPTVQELLPYIKGSNNRIAAIEGKMQEGWVNCGQSAGMIESIESAADIVQKVAKEAIDVLNTTRLHFNL
- a CDS encoding aminoacyl-tRNA hydrolase gives rise to the protein MNPSQELVQYYVVNEDLSMSKGKIASQVAHAATIMTLHCLINREQYHNVFESWLKIGQKKVVLGAAEKQLHQLIEEGFLFIRDGGRTEVPEGSVTVVVLPPMEKAQARKFIGSLKVL
- a CDS encoding nitroreductase family protein — translated: MKSSQDSHLLIPNILTSRKSIQKFQGGIRLSEELLAELIRLATYAPSTWNLQHWRFMVIQNQDRKKRLFPIVYDQQQIIDCSVAFLVLGDTQAHTKAEKIVNQAFRQGHCTAQMKEEQIKAIQEAYLEAGPEFRKEEAIRNASLAAMQLMLACRDKGLDTSILRFKTEEIRQELNIPSRYIPVMCICVGYAARAPKPSLRLPIEEIMIEETF
- a CDS encoding asparagine synthase, which produces MQIREGLVPTVLGTVVTGTGYALRGVNPALGAAVMGFGLAHVVLGGIDLVEHHAEPTDLDFEKLLNLK
- a CDS encoding O-antigen ligase, which encodes MNIVLSLIVYSPYFAVLAVLFITYLYIKKGNWSLRHPWTNGLLLLFIWSVFVGFANDQGMYVTSSLFLLGYFFLSLYLQDQYQREEVIERLLLSLFFLSLGSAFIALLDKIGIITYEPAWWKLLLGTRSIADIGDYQNYRVSGTFNNPNLAGTWYAIMVLIGYYFFQRKIGITKWVYAISTLAFAFTLLITESRGAVIGLFLGFVIFAYYSGHKRKMLFLTFLLLGLVALMLHQPDWFPRGEILFSSIRDRQEIWLSTFEMFQKKPVTGWGLLGIYLADRTVYDYLRVFHAHNILLTLATTLGVVGLFVFFYMMWSLLQEIRVLFQANCRLTPLLSGMQAMILGQGVFDFTIMSPQICVLFIGSAAMIGGLARTYRQITGSSVLWGQREFKKV
- a CDS encoding tripartite tricarboxylate transporter permease, whose amino-acid sequence is MELIVAAFQHFFTWDNLILIPIGIIIGQVLGAIPGMSSMMAISVAIPFTYSLSPVAAVTLLMSFYKGALAGGSISAILLGTPGTVSAAATVMDGYPLAQQGKAGKALQTAQISSAFGSLFADILLLTLTGFMAQIALLLASPELLLIVMFALMTVGAFTAGNKIRGILSALIGIGLSLIGPDPTTGLPRYSFGIYELEESLPVIPVLLGLLALSEILYSVYKKQMQSKQGHLPPPQTKEDSRMTWQDFKNCFPTIVQSSAIGSFIGMMPGLGPSIGGFLSHREARRTAKQPEKLGKGAVEGVAAAEAGNNSVSGSNLIPMLSFGIPGDAEAALVMGALMLHGIYPGPQLFENNGPMVYGLFFSLIFSDLVLIIIGLWIIRYIAIPLTKIPTRWLYPLILVLMLYGTYGTSQNLFDLWLLVVFGIIGFLLRLFHFSIPALVIGFILGNQLEGWLQRTVIMAGDNPFELLLRPGIIVILGIFLVGYVMMKLVGKKVDQSIAS
- a CDS encoding LytS/YhcK type 5TM receptor domain-containing protein, with the protein product MAGTANLILNILFALFPLLFLLCSKDLLHSVRKLGLGVVCSLSIVLCMLNPFHIIPGYILDLRTIPLLIAILYGGYISGALASSTLYLFRFYLGGEGVWNVLIVYGAVIVLLFLLVPIYQEWNEGKKVISSTYIALMTSLLVVINTHFREGLPLDVLNTLTVYVVLHGFTAFIAIASMEAWRARDKEGRRVYV
- a CDS encoding MBL fold metallo-hydrolase, giving the protein MIILTTVILVILTGYLFLTYYPAFGGRGFKERMKRSVNYSNGKFVNMVPTPMEMNAGTMVSLVRDYIKGNPNRRPKQLIPMKKPAILLTNPDKHQPTITWLGHSAFILEINGKRLLLDPMLGMAPSPLPSIGGKRYSEKPPVEVEDIPPIDAVLLSHDHYDHLDYGTILKLKPKVRTFITPLGVGAHLERWGVDPSKIIELDWWEEWEFEGILLACTPARHFSGRSIGDRNTTLWCSWVIEFPQARLYFSGDSGYGPHFKEIGERYGPFDLTMMECGQYDERWRNIHMMPEETVQAHLDVKGRVLIPIHWGAFTLSLHDWTDPIERVSQAAKEKGAVLSTPPMGETIPIYSARYSQSRWWVSTDYPLKEKQLIEGN